Proteins encoded by one window of Alkalinema sp. FACHB-956:
- a CDS encoding DUF928 domain-containing protein has translation MNSSPLRQTRFRQTRFCPSRLYRTTRFAIAALSTLALLGVSTPLPLHASPLTFKAPRRGTPPVTNGAASRGNSCVSQPKETLAALMPTGNFGMTTAAQPTLFVYVPASTAKTIELMVETQDGNKRLYKQVFPAPATAGVVRLQPIGADIPELAVNQTYRWKVSLVCDQEDRSADITALGWVERVNLPTQLTTNLPQANPQRRPYLYAEAGLWQETLTSLAELQQQQPNNAELRTQWESVLRSAGLEKLSQAPFAQCCQAQ, from the coding sequence ATGAATTCATCCCCGCTCCGCCAAACCCGATTCCGCCAAACCCGATTCTGCCCAAGCCGACTCTACCGAACCACCCGTTTTGCGATCGCGGCGCTGTCTACCCTGGCTCTCCTGGGCGTCAGTACGCCCCTTCCCCTCCATGCCTCGCCCCTGACCTTCAAAGCTCCCCGCCGGGGCACGCCTCCGGTCACCAACGGTGCGGCTAGCCGGGGCAATAGCTGCGTCAGTCAACCCAAGGAGACTTTGGCGGCGCTGATGCCTACGGGCAACTTTGGCATGACCACAGCGGCGCAACCGACGCTGTTTGTCTATGTGCCTGCGTCTACAGCTAAGACGATCGAACTGATGGTTGAAACCCAAGACGGCAACAAGCGCCTTTACAAACAGGTGTTTCCCGCTCCGGCGACGGCAGGGGTTGTGCGCTTGCAACCGATCGGCGCAGATATCCCGGAACTGGCCGTGAATCAGACCTATCGCTGGAAGGTGTCACTGGTGTGCGATCAAGAGGATCGATCGGCGGATATCACAGCGCTCGGCTGGGTAGAACGGGTGAATCTGCCAACTCAGTTAACGACGAATTTGCCCCAGGCCAATCCCCAACGGCGACCCTATCTCTATGCGGAAGCGGGGCTGTGGCAGGAAACGCTCACCAGTCTGGCAGAACTGCAACAGCAACAACCCAATAATGCAGAACTGCGCACGCAATGGGAAAGTGTCTTGCGATCGGCGGGGCTAGAAAAGTTGAGCCAAGCGCCCTTTGCCCAATGCTGTCAGGCACAGTAG
- a CDS encoding S-layer family protein, with amino-acid sequence MKCKWLLGGIRWSAIGGSAIGLAVVGTVVETVLPNSLQVAPVHAQAVVSDGTVNTLVTRSGNRFTIDNGTPSGNNLFHSFQEFSLPTGGSVIFNNAPTVQNIFSRVTGGTVSTIDGIIQANGSANLFLLNPAGILFGPNAALNIGGSFVGTTAQSIQFADGAVFSAGNPSNPPLLTMSAPIGVQLGSDPGAIQVQGNGHTLTAKNPISAPIIGGPSSSGLQVQSGKTLALVGGSLVFTGGILTAPQGQIELGSVRDTQVNLVPSASGFTFTYPTNAKFQDIQLSQRSLINVSGASAGAVQVQGQHIRFDGGSFIWSQNRGPQAAGTIRIQASEALQLQGTTPNLQIRSGLVAETLSAGSSSNLFIATPQLGIEGGAVLVSRTFSSAAAGNVQVQARELIQVSGVSLLDARVFSTLGSLTFGHGNSGNVTLSSQKVAVLDGANVAVATFGRGTGGNLMVNADTVEVIGMTTGVPSFLASALSASSNGPGAAGSILINTRTLAVKAGGLLSVVGRGTGNAGSIVVNASESIHVNGQGANAPNPTEIRSAITDDKAIKQFLGLPLNLLSQGESGSVILNTPSLRITDGATVTVRNEGNGKAGSLEVNAGEIWLNHQGNLIATTLTGKGGDIVLKTHTLVLRQGSVIAATAGGGGDGGNVTIQAPIMVGLDNSDIIANAFKGRGGNITIATQGIIGLEFRDTLVPRTDLTNDITASSQFNVNGTVQINNIGVDPNAGLVELPATLTDASQTIAAGCPTNASSRFVITGRGGVPVNPMQRMPSPIHPWVDLRSPSPSGTIAQTPTPTPAIVQATAWYRNPQTGTVELVAANSSPSAIPASCALASR; translated from the coding sequence ATGAAGTGTAAGTGGTTGTTAGGGGGCATCCGTTGGAGTGCGATCGGGGGGAGTGCGATCGGACTGGCCGTCGTGGGAACCGTTGTTGAAACCGTTCTGCCCAACAGTTTGCAGGTCGCGCCCGTCCACGCTCAGGCGGTGGTGTCCGATGGTACGGTGAACACCCTGGTGACGCGATCGGGGAATCGTTTCACGATCGACAACGGCACCCCTTCCGGCAACAACCTCTTCCACAGCTTCCAGGAATTCTCCCTGCCCACGGGGGGATCTGTAATTTTCAACAATGCCCCGACGGTTCAAAACATCTTCAGCCGCGTCACTGGGGGCACGGTTTCCACCATTGATGGCATCATTCAGGCCAATGGCAGCGCTAATCTGTTTCTGCTCAATCCGGCGGGGATTTTGTTCGGGCCCAATGCGGCGTTAAATATTGGCGGTTCCTTTGTCGGCACCACGGCGCAGTCGATCCAGTTTGCCGATGGTGCAGTCTTTAGCGCGGGGAATCCTAGCAATCCGCCTTTGCTAACCATGAGTGCACCGATCGGGGTGCAGTTGGGCAGTGACCCTGGTGCCATACAAGTTCAAGGTAACGGCCATACCCTCACCGCCAAAAACCCCATTTCTGCACCAATTATTGGTGGCCCATCCTCCTCTGGTTTACAAGTTCAATCCGGCAAGACCTTAGCCCTAGTTGGGGGTTCCCTGGTCTTCACCGGCGGCATTCTCACGGCTCCCCAGGGGCAAATTGAGCTAGGTAGTGTGCGTGACACTCAGGTCAACCTAGTGCCCAGTGCATCCGGATTCACCTTCACCTATCCCACCAACGCCAAGTTTCAAGATATTCAACTCTCCCAACGATCGCTCATCAATGTCAGCGGAGCCAGTGCGGGGGCGGTGCAGGTGCAAGGGCAGCACATCCGTTTCGATGGCGGATCATTCATTTGGAGCCAAAATCGGGGTCCCCAGGCCGCTGGAACGATCCGCATTCAGGCGTCTGAGGCGTTGCAACTGCAAGGGACAACCCCAAATCTACAAATTCGCAGTGGCCTCGTGGCGGAAACGTTAAGTGCAGGTTCCAGTAGCAACCTGTTCATTGCCACGCCCCAACTTGGGATTGAAGGAGGGGCTGTTCTGGTCAGTAGAACCTTTAGCTCTGCGGCAGCGGGGAATGTTCAGGTTCAGGCCCGCGAGTTAATTCAGGTGAGTGGCGTGTCCTTGCTGGATGCAAGGGTTTTCTCAACGTTGGGATCCCTCACCTTTGGCCATGGTAACTCTGGCAACGTGACGCTTTCCTCTCAAAAAGTGGCCGTGCTCGATGGTGCTAATGTCGCTGTTGCAACCTTTGGCCGTGGAACGGGCGGCAATTTAATGGTGAATGCGGACACCGTTGAAGTGATCGGGATGACGACGGGTGTCCCTAGTTTTCTGGCGAGTGCGTTATCGGCGTCCAGTAATGGCCCAGGGGCGGCGGGCAGCATTCTGATCAACACTCGCACTTTAGCCGTAAAAGCGGGAGGACTGCTCTCGGTGGTGGGTCGGGGGACGGGCAATGCGGGGAGTATTGTGGTGAATGCCTCGGAATCTATCCATGTCAATGGACAAGGGGCCAATGCACCGAACCCGACTGAGATTCGATCGGCGATCACGGATGATAAAGCGATCAAACAATTTTTGGGATTACCGCTGAATCTCCTGTCGCAAGGGGAGTCGGGTAGCGTAATTCTCAATACCCCTAGCCTGAGAATTACGGATGGCGCAACTGTGACGGTACGCAATGAGGGCAATGGCAAAGCCGGTAGTTTGGAAGTCAATGCGGGAGAGATTTGGCTGAATCATCAAGGGAATCTCATCGCGACTACGTTAACGGGAAAAGGTGGGGATATTGTTCTGAAAACCCATACGTTAGTCCTGCGGCAGGGGAGTGTGATTGCAGCGACAGCCGGGGGCGGTGGCGATGGTGGTAACGTGACGATCCAAGCACCGATTATGGTTGGGTTAGACAATAGTGACATCATTGCTAATGCCTTTAAAGGTCGGGGGGGAAATATCACGATCGCAACTCAAGGAATCATCGGGTTAGAATTTCGCGATACGTTGGTTCCGAGAACGGATCTAACGAATGACATCACGGCAAGCTCACAATTCAATGTCAATGGAACCGTGCAAATTAACAATATTGGGGTTGATCCCAATGCTGGCTTAGTTGAACTCCCCGCAACCCTGACCGATGCGAGTCAGACCATTGCAGCGGGATGTCCGACGAATGCAAGCAGTCGTTTTGTGATCACGGGACGCGGCGGTGTGCCCGTCAATCCGATGCAGCGCATGCCCAGTCCCATTCATCCTTGGGTTGATCTCCGATCGCCCTCCCCGTCAGGCACGATCGCGCAAACGCCGACCCCGACCCCCGCGATCGTGCAAGCGACGGCTTGGTATCGCAATCCCCAAACAGGGACGGTTGAATTGGTCGCTGCCAACTCATCCCCTTCTGCGATACCAGCTTCTTGTGCCCTCGCGTCGAGATAG